In a single window of the Necator americanus strain Aroian chromosome X, whole genome shotgun sequence genome:
- a CDS encoding hypothetical protein (NECATOR_CHRX.G21696.T2) has protein sequence MGTLFLAYKYARNQKDIPSSIHEKSESRKTKDIKNAILKQKERTVGTFCPSIPLEPCFTILDKPSLEDDNLVVIRYLKSADAPEITLTTAELETPQELTWKNFNTKHWPVNKLVVRNLYTRLMIAMGFIMEALEFDPHQWQNVLVLGLGGGSMSNFLSFVDFVMVNVTSVEISDSMVEIAREWFGLAESDTNTVVVQDALVFVHNAVKRGEKYKSILLDACLNERQPIICPIPEFRESNTIQDIANILDDEGILY, from the exons ATGGGTACTCTG tttcttgCTTATAAGTACGCGAGAAATCAAAAGGATATTCCAAGCTCAATACACGAGAAgtcagaaagtagaaaaactaAGGATATCAAAAATGCCATATTAAAACAG AAAGAGCGAACGGTTGGAACGTTTTGTCCAAGCATTCCTTTAGAGCCCTGTTTTACCATACTGGACAAACCATCCCTTGAGGACGATAA CCTTGTAGTCATTCGTTATTTAAAGTCGGCGGATGCGCCTGAGATTACTTTGACTACGGCAGAGTTGGAAACCCCTCAAG aATTGACATGGAAGAATTTCAACACTAAACATTGGCCTGTGAATAAACTTGTAGTAAGGAACCTTTACACACGTTTAATGATAGCGATGGGTTTTATAATGGAG GCTCTTGAATTTGATCCCCATCAGTGGCAAAATGTGCTCGTTCTCGGTTTAGGAGGCGGTTCTATGAGCAATTTTCTTAGTTTCGTTGATTTTGTAATG GTTAACGTTACGTCCGTAGAAATAAGCGATTCTATGGTTGAAATAGCGAGAGAATGGTTCGGATTGGCTGAAAGTGACACTAATACAGTAGTTGTTCAGGATGCATTAGTGTTTGTACATAATGCAGTTAAGCGAG GAGAAAAGTACAAGTCAATATTGTTAGATGCATGTTTGAACGAAAGGCAGCCAATTATATGTCCTATACCTGAATTCAGGGAGTCTAACACTATTCAGGATATAGCTAACATACTTGACGATGAAGGTATACTATATTGA
- a CDS encoding hypothetical protein (NECATOR_CHRX.G21696.T1): MKEETRHSIKGLMIKMQLVDFLAYKYARNQKDIPSSIHEKSESRKTKDIKNAILKQKERTVGTFCPSIPLEPCFTILDKPSLEDDNLVVIRYLKSADAPEITLTTAELETPQELTWKNFNTKHWPVNKLVVRNLYTRLMIAMGFIMEALEFDPHQWQNVLVLGLGGGSMSNFLSFVDFVMVNVTSVEISDSMVEIAREWFGLAESDTNTVVVQDALVFVHNAVKRGEKYKSILLDACLNERQPIICPIPEFRESNTIQDIANILDDEGDYGYVET; encoded by the exons tttcttgCTTATAAGTACGCGAGAAATCAAAAGGATATTCCAAGCTCAATACACGAGAAgtcagaaagtagaaaaactaAGGATATCAAAAATGCCATATTAAAACAG AAAGAGCGAACGGTTGGAACGTTTTGTCCAAGCATTCCTTTAGAGCCCTGTTTTACCATACTGGACAAACCATCCCTTGAGGACGATAA CCTTGTAGTCATTCGTTATTTAAAGTCGGCGGATGCGCCTGAGATTACTTTGACTACGGCAGAGTTGGAAACCCCTCAAG aATTGACATGGAAGAATTTCAACACTAAACATTGGCCTGTGAATAAACTTGTAGTAAGGAACCTTTACACACGTTTAATGATAGCGATGGGTTTTATAATGGAG GCTCTTGAATTTGATCCCCATCAGTGGCAAAATGTGCTCGTTCTCGGTTTAGGAGGCGGTTCTATGAGCAATTTTCTTAGTTTCGTTGATTTTGTAATG GTTAACGTTACGTCCGTAGAAATAAGCGATTCTATGGTTGAAATAGCGAGAGAATGGTTCGGATTGGCTGAAAGTGACACTAATACAGTAGTTGTTCAGGATGCATTAGTGTTTGTACATAATGCAGTTAAGCGAG GAGAAAAGTACAAGTCAATATTGTTAGATGCATGTTTGAACGAAAGGCAGCCAATTATATGTCCTATACCTGAATTCAGGGAGTCTAACACTATTCAGGATATAGCTAACATACTTGACGATGAAG gTGATTATGGATATGTAGAAACATAA